One segment of Eschrichtius robustus isolate mEscRob2 chromosome 3, mEscRob2.pri, whole genome shotgun sequence DNA contains the following:
- the LUZP1 gene encoding leucine zipper protein 1 has translation MAEFTSYKDTASSRHLRFKLQSLSRRLDELEEATKNLQKAEDELLDLQDKVIQAEGSNSSMLAEIEVLRQRVLRIEGKDEEIKRAEDLCQQMKEKLEEEENLTRELKSEIERLQKRMAELEKLEEAFSRSKNDCTQLCLSLNEERNLTKKISSELEMLRVKVKELESSEDRLDKTEQSLVSELEKLKSLTLTFVSERKYLNEKEKENEKLIKELTQKLEQNKKMNRDYTRNASNLLERNDLRIEDGISSTLPSKESRRKGTLDYLKQVENETRNKSENEKNRNQEDNKVKDLNQEIEKLKTQIKHFESLEEELKKMRAKNNDLQDNYLSEQNKNKLLASQLEEIKLQIKKQKELENGEVEGEDAFLSSKGRHERTKFRGHGNEAPVSKHTPRELSPQHKRERHRNREFVLNNENYPLSNRQVSSPSFTNRRAAKASNTGAGADSGTQETKRTEDRFASGSSQSEGKKSREQPSVLSRYPPAAQEHNKVWKGTPKPGTESGLKGKMEKTTRTFSDTTHGSAPNDTSGRGDKASDTSTEALFGKRGQVPCNGSQLTQAADSGSSKAMGALATSRRSSSEGLSKGKKAASGSEADTSFPNSKAPPLPKYPYSSRSQENILQGFSTPNKEGVDQPIAVVMEDSSQHEALRCRVIKSSGREKPDSDDDMDMVSLVTAKLVNTTITPEPKQQPNSREKAKSRGGLRTSLFENDKDVGTENESGKPVRASTNAVELPEANGAGVKSQRPFSPREALRSRAIIKPVIIDKDVKKVMGGSGTEATLEKQKSPSKPGPNKVTSSITIYPSDSSSPRAALGEAQRERHTSTSNIQVGPPELTSVSNHVSSPFELSIHKHDITLQFTEAERMGDGAPKNRPETVVSRSSIIIKPSDPVERNSHAPTAETIRWKSHSGPLEVGSSDARHVTVRNAWKSRRDLNSLEDPPTRIGKNVESTNTYIQRSSTDYSDLEQPSSYLFEQGTRRVGNSGDAPELSSRRTQSSLTVSEVLTRRNRVGDAVTAEAWNHLAGMEEGDDCTLSVYRRLHNSLERSELSAKPGLPEPGRSRAEERLRPNRPCAEED, from the exons ATGGCTGAATTTACAAGCTACAAGGATACTGCTTCCAGCCGCCACCTGCGGTTTAAGTTACAGAGTCTAAGCCGCCGTCTTGATGAGTTGGAGGAAGCCacaaaaaacctccagaaagcaGAGGATGAGCTCCTGGATCTCCAGGACAAGGTGATTCAGGCGGAAGGCAGCAACTCCAGCATGTTGGCTGAGATTGAAGTGCTGCGTCAGCGAGTGCTGAGAATTGAAGgcaaagatgaggaaattaagagaGCAGAGGATCTCtgtcagcagatgaaggagaagctTGAAGAGGAGGAAAACCTCACCCGGGAGCTAAAATCTGAGATTGAGCGGCTTCAGAAACGAATGGCTGAACTGGAGAAGCTAGAGGAGGCCTTTAGCAGGAGTAAGAATGACTGTACCCAACTGTGTTTGAGCCTGAATGAGGAGAGAAACCTGACAAAGAAAATCTCCTCTGAGCTGGAAATGCTCAGGGTCAAAGTGAAAGAACTAGAATCTTCTGAGGACCGGCTGGATAAAACTGAGCAGAGTTTAGTGTCAGAGTTAGAAAAGCTGAAATCATTAACTCTGACCTTTGTAAgtgagagaaaatacttgaatgaaaaggagaaagaaaacgaGAAACTGATAAAAGAGCTCACTCAAAAATTGGAGCAGAACAAAAAAATGAACCGAGATTATACAAGGAATGCTTCTAATCTTCTGGAAAGGAATGACCTACGAATTGAGGATGGTATCTCTTCCACACTGCCATCCAAAGAATCAAGAAGGAAGGGCACTCTGGACTATCTAAAGCAGGTAGAGAATGAAACAAGAAAcaaatcagaaaatgaaaagaaccGAAATCAGGAAGACAACAAAGTAAAAGACCTTAACCAAGAGATTGAGAAACTTAAGACACAAATCAAACATTTTGAATCTTTGGAGGAAGAGCTTAAGAAAATGAGGGCCAAAAATAATGACCTTCAGGATAATTACCtaagtgaacaaaataaaaacaaactcttaGCCAGCCAGCTGGAGGAGATAAAGCTacaaatcaagaaacagaaagaattaGAGAACGGAGAGGTAGAAGGGGAAGATGCTTTCCTGTCCAGCAAAGGCAGGCACGAGAGGACTAAGTTTAGAGGGCATGGGAATGAGGCACCTGTGTCCAAGCACACACCCCGGGAACTGTCCCCTCAGCATAAGCGGGAAAGGCACCGAAACAGGGAATTTGTTCTCAACAATGAAAACTATCCTCTGAGCAACAGGCAGGTTTCCTCTCCCAGCTTTACCAACAGGAGGGCAGCCAAAGCTTCCAACACAGGGGCAGGTGCAGACAGTGGGACTCAGGAGACAAAGAGAACTGAAGATCGATTCGCATCTGGCTCCTCTCAGAGTGAAGGGAAGAAGTCCAGGGAGCAGCCGTCAGTGCTTAGCCGCTACCCGCCAGCTGCTCAGGAGCACAATAAAGTTTGGAAGGGCACTCCCAAGCCAGGTACTGAGAGTGGGCTGAAGGGGAAAATGGAGAAGACAACACGAACATTTAGTGATACCACCCATGGATCTGCTCCCAATGACACATCAGGGAGAGGTGACAAGGCTTCTGACACCTCCACGGAGGCCCTCTTTGGCAAGAGGGGGCAGGTGCCTTGCAATGGAAGTCAATTAACTCAGGCTGCAGACTCTGGCAGTTCTAAGGCCATGGGAGCTCTGGCAACATCTAGAAGATCTTCCTCAGAAGGGCTCTCTAAGGGGAAAAAGGCTGCCAGCGGCTCAGAGGCTGATACCAGTTTCCCAAATTCCAAGGCTCCACCTTTACCAAAGTATCCTTATAGCTCCAGAAGCCAAGAGAACATCCTTCAGGGCTTTTCAACCCCAAATAAAGAAGGAGTTGATCAACCCATAGCAGTTGTGATGGAAGACAGTAGTCAGCATGAGGCCCTGAGGTGTCGAGTCATCAAATCCAGTGGCAGAGAGAAGCCAGACTCAGATGATGATATGGACATGGTGTCTCTTGTTACTGCCAAATTGGTAAACACAACCATTACTCCAGAGCCCAAGCAACAGCCCAACTCTAGAGAAAAGGCCAAATCCCGAGGGGGACTTAGAACCTCCCTCTTTGAGAATGATAAAGATGTGGGAACAGAAAATGAATCTGGGAAACCTGTCAGAGCCTCCACCAATGCCGTGGAGCTCCCAGAGGCCAATGGTGCCGGGGTAAAAAGCCAGCGGCCCTTTAGCCCCAGAGAGGCCTTGCGATCTAGAGCCATCATCAAACCTGTCATCATTGATAAGGATGTGAAAAAAGTCATGGGAGGATCTGGAACCGAGGCCACATTGGAAAAACAGAAGTCTCCTTCCAAACCAGGGCCAAACAAAGTGACAAGCAGTATAACTATCTACCCCTCTGACAGCAGCAGCCCGAGAGCCGCTCTAGGCGAGGCCCAGCGGGAGAGGCACACATCCACCAGCAACATCCAGGTTGGGCCACCAGAGCTCACGTCGGTTAGTAACCATGTCAGCTCCCCCTTTGAGCTCTCCATTCACAAACATGACATCACCCTGCAGTTCACAGAAGCTGAAAGAATGGGAGATGGGGCCCCGAAGAACAGGCCGGAAACGGTGGTCTCTCGGAGCAGCATTATAATCAAGCCATCAGATCCTGTGGAGAGGAATAGCCATGCACCCACGGCGGAGACAATCAGGTGGAAAAGCCATAGTGGCCCTTTAGAAGTGGGCTCTTCAGATGCCAGACACGTTACTGTGAGAAATGCCTGGAAGAGTAGGCGAGACTTGAACTCTTTAGAAGACCCCCCAACTCGAATAGGTAAAAATGTGGAATCTACCAACACCTACATCCAGAGATCTTCCACGGACTATTCAGACCTTGAACAGCCCAGCTCCTACCTTTTTGAGCAGGGCACTCGAAGGGTAGGCAACTCAGGGGATGCCCCCGAGCTCTCCTCCAGAAGGACCCAAAGCAGCCTCACCGTGTCAGAGGTGCTCACTCGTCGGAATCGGGTAGGAGATGCTGTCACAGCTGAAGCCTGGAACCACTTGGCAGGCATG GAGGAAGGTGACGACTGCACACTCAGTGTCTACAGGCGACTGCACAACTCCCTCGAAAGGTCTGAACTGTCTGCAAAGCCGGGGCTGCCAGAGCCTGGGCGATCCCGGGCTGAGGAACGGTTACGGCCAAACAGGCCCTGTGCTGAGGAAGACTGA